Proteins from one Pontibacter korlensis genomic window:
- the tsaD gene encoding tRNA (adenosine(37)-N6)-threonylcarbamoyltransferase complex transferase subunit TsaD, translating to MTEPTILAIESSCDETSAAVIRGGKVLSNIVNTQAVHEQYGGVVPELASRAHQQNIIPVVTQALLTANVAKSELNAVAFTRGPGLLGALLVGCSFAKSFALGLGIPLIEVNHMQAHILAHFIDDPKPQFPFLCLTVSGGHTQIVLVKDHLDMEIIGQTTDDAVGEAFDKTAKMLGLPYPGGPMLDKMAAQGDPDAFEFPVGNMPEYNYSFSGLKTSVLYFLRDKTKENPNFVQDNLTDICASVQKTLIKTLLKKLKKASKDLGIREIAIAGGVSANSGLRNTLQEYAVKHNWNVYIPAFQYCTDNAGMIAIAAHYQYLKGEFATQYVSPEPRLKF from the coding sequence ATGACTGAACCTACAATCTTAGCAATAGAATCCTCTTGCGACGAGACCTCCGCCGCGGTAATCCGTGGGGGTAAGGTGCTGTCGAATATCGTAAACACACAAGCCGTGCACGAGCAGTATGGCGGTGTGGTTCCGGAGCTAGCTTCACGAGCTCACCAGCAAAACATAATTCCGGTGGTTACGCAGGCCTTGCTTACGGCAAATGTAGCAAAAAGTGAGCTAAATGCAGTTGCCTTTACCCGCGGCCCTGGCCTTTTAGGAGCCCTACTGGTAGGCTGCTCTTTCGCCAAGTCGTTTGCACTGGGGCTAGGCATTCCGCTCATAGAAGTAAACCACATGCAGGCTCACATCCTGGCGCACTTTATTGATGATCCAAAGCCACAGTTTCCTTTCCTGTGCCTCACTGTTAGCGGCGGCCATACACAGATCGTTCTTGTAAAAGACCACCTTGACATGGAAATCATTGGGCAAACGACCGATGATGCTGTAGGCGAGGCCTTCGATAAAACAGCAAAGATGCTAGGTTTGCCCTACCCAGGCGGACCAATGCTCGATAAAATGGCAGCACAAGGTGATCCTGATGCTTTTGAGTTTCCTGTTGGCAATATGCCGGAGTATAACTACTCCTTCAGCGGCCTCAAGACATCAGTATTATACTTCCTACGGGATAAAACGAAAGAGAATCCTAACTTCGTGCAGGATAACCTGACAGATATTTGCGCTAGTGTACAGAAGACGCTGATTAAAACCCTTCTTAAGAAACTGAAGAAGGCCTCTAAGGACCTTGGGATTAGAGAAATTGCCATAGCAGGAGGAGTTTCGGCAAATTCAGGTCTGCGTAATACCCTGCAGGAGTATGCGGTAAAGCACAACTGGAATGTGTATATCCCTGCCTTTCAGTATTGTACTGATAATGCAGGTATGATAGCCATTGCTGCTCATTACCAGTACCTTAAAGGTGAGTTTGCAACACAATACGTTAGTCCTGAACCTAGGCTTAAATTTTAG
- the smpB gene encoding SsrA-binding protein SmpB, producing the protein MAKDKDRIQKHVNIVNRKASFEFQFIDKYTAGVMLKGTEIKSIREGKVNMQDGYCVFTRGELWLHNMHISTYTEGTHYNHEPMRARKLLLNKNELRKLEAGAQEQGVTIIPTRLFVNDRGFAKVEIALARGKKLYDKREDIKAKDVKREMERSGY; encoded by the coding sequence ATGGCGAAAGATAAAGACAGAATACAGAAACACGTTAACATCGTTAACCGGAAGGCTTCATTCGAGTTCCAGTTTATCGACAAGTATACGGCTGGAGTTATGCTGAAAGGCACTGAGATAAAGTCGATCCGGGAGGGTAAGGTGAATATGCAGGATGGCTATTGCGTGTTCACGCGTGGTGAGCTATGGTTGCACAATATGCACATCTCTACTTATACCGAGGGAACTCATTATAACCATGAGCCAATGCGAGCACGAAAACTGCTCCTTAATAAGAATGAATTGCGAAAGTTAGAGGCAGGAGCGCAGGAGCAGGGTGTTACTATCATTCCAACCCGCCTGTTTGTTAATGACCGTGGCTTTGCTAAAGTAGAGATTGCCCTGGCACGGGGTAAAAAGCTGTACGACAAGCGAGAAGACATCAAGGCTAAGGATGTGAAGCGCGAAATGGAGCGTAGTGGTTATTAA
- a CDS encoding HNH endonuclease has product MKDKVLILNQDFSAIAVCSVQRAFLLVYLDKAEMVSKSDGEFLHTVSTVYPVPSVIRLQRYVRVPYYGIALSRHNVMRRDNYSCQYCGSVKHLTLDHLLPRCRGGETKWQNLVTACFRCNARKGDRTPEEAGLKLLRKPTRPSLQSFLQLHLNPSNKDWRVYLDMEN; this is encoded by the coding sequence ATGAAAGATAAAGTCCTCATCCTCAATCAAGATTTCAGTGCCATTGCCGTTTGCTCGGTACAGAGAGCTTTTCTGCTGGTGTACCTCGATAAAGCAGAAATGGTCTCCAAGTCTGACGGCGAATTTTTGCACACTGTCAGCACCGTTTATCCTGTACCTTCAGTGATACGTTTGCAGCGTTACGTTCGTGTTCCATACTACGGCATTGCTTTGAGCCGCCATAATGTGATGCGACGGGATAACTATAGTTGTCAGTACTGCGGCTCTGTAAAGCATCTTACCCTCGATCATCTTTTGCCACGGTGCAGGGGAGGAGAAACCAAGTGGCAAAACCTGGTAACAGCATGCTTTAGGTGCAATGCCCGCAAAGGTGATCGTACACCTGAGGAGGCTGGATTAAAGCTGCTCCGTAAACCTACGCGACCTTCCCTTCAATCCTTTTTGCAACTGCACTTAAATCCTAGTAACAAAGACTGGAGAGTATACCTTGATATGGAGAATTAA
- a CDS encoding translocation/assembly module TamB domain-containing protein produces MGLFLFLLLLFAAVFVAIRFPGVQTKVAQRVAAYLSEATRHEVSVGRVDITFFNNVVLEQLQVQDNRNNELFYIGRAEADIDAFSIFSPNNLTITTLELQEPRANLVKYADSDSLNLSSFLRAISDLFVKDTTKKSSTPFNFTLGELILKDGSFTYDDFTHPRTDYGMDYRHMSFINLNGRFDGIQLEDTIRVNVTDLKAVETRSNTRLYNLDTHMAYASTFWEWDALDLQINNSNLQSYVRFDYSTFGNFSEFIDSVTMTADLQNSKVYSQDIAVFAPQLREYNENLQVNSLKLKGLVNNFSATDVDLEYGRNTHIVGRINADGLPNFEETFANIRLQPSTINAEDLKQFLPQDAYQMAARLGTVKLEGRFLGFYNDFVANGEFGTALGNLRSDINLKIDDDTRTSSYSGFVTTNSFNLGRLLNAEDRIQRISMSGRLEGSGFTLPTASVKANVDINQLQLLGYNYQNIKADGVLKRQVFTGEVSINDPNLVFTANGEVSLAEERKAFNMIADLDRIDFQALNLTQDPLIISAEATFNFRGLQLDDFEGTASFDSAYVNYNGNRLPVDSVLVRSEINGGQRSLYLGSDLLDLSVNGNFNYTTLISDLQALAQEYKLNFESDPAATTAYYNKKTRSNSGEYAVNYNINLKQANPIIDLFMPELTISDGSQVEGSFRHNSTAILELYASIDTIHYDGYNLYGNNIEVNSSKLLNNPDVLAAVLFTSERQELAGAGNTQNFFVEGIWSGRTIQFASSLRQPEQNNRALITGDLNFLQNQIQIVFDQSNITLQQNPWAFIPGNTIYISEGGKRIVFENFALTNKDQVIRADGTVSNDPDSRLLLNVENFKLSNLNPLISMSIAGELTAQLTAQDLYNQSQINGSMQVDSFYLDQVYIGNIVGSTNWERAKERATVDVGIERDTKKVLSLTGFYNPKAQEDQLDMLAVLDQANLKLAEPILSGLFSNLDGAMEGRIRVLGNLDYPVLKGSVMVSNGQFTFDYLNTTYRFSDRIYFGPNNISFRNAQLQDLFGNRATVSGGIAHDGFQNMVIDMEARYRNFMVLNTTERQNELFYGTAFATGTASVLGPVQNLQVKVDARSDENTRIVLPLDYRTDVSRKDFIRFVNSNPDKAPNIEVKAEDRTVDLSGINLDFNLDVTDDAYFEIIIDRTTGDVIRGSGNGDIQMTIDTRGDFNMYGTFEILEGAYNLNLLEGLVTREFRVVPGGTITWNGDPTAGVMDITANYTQMASFSELSGTTEITGRYPVVAVIELNGPLLTPLIQLGLSFDQLPQEVQTAIYSVINSIKNDEGELNRQVFSLLVLQRLSPQGTLAFDSGAGASAVGGSLGSLLSSQLNSFFNNIDSNLEVDIGLGSIGQDALAALQVRLSYTFFQGRLRVTNETGFGGTRDAARGNSYVGDWILDYYIAQSGELRARLEYNSTPNIYTRRIIQSQSISLLHTKRFDNLRELFGSEKRARRQQRLEMERDRIILDSDPRLEL; encoded by the coding sequence TTGGGGCTGTTCCTATTCCTTTTACTGCTTTTTGCGGCAGTATTTGTTGCTATTCGCTTCCCGGGGGTGCAAACAAAAGTAGCACAGCGTGTAGCAGCTTACTTATCCGAAGCTACACGACATGAGGTAAGCGTGGGGCGCGTAGACATTACCTTTTTCAACAATGTGGTGCTGGAGCAGTTGCAGGTTCAGGATAACCGAAACAATGAGTTGTTTTACATAGGACGTGCAGAAGCAGATATTGATGCCTTTTCCATCTTCAGCCCGAACAATCTTACCATCACCACGCTAGAGCTACAGGAGCCACGGGCGAACCTGGTAAAATATGCTGACAGCGACTCCCTAAACCTAAGTTCCTTTCTGCGGGCTATAAGTGATCTTTTTGTAAAGGATACCACAAAAAAGTCTTCAACACCATTCAACTTTACGCTTGGGGAGCTAATCCTTAAAGACGGTAGCTTCACTTACGACGATTTTACTCATCCCCGCACAGATTATGGTATGGACTATCGGCACATGAGCTTTATAAACCTCAATGGCCGCTTCGATGGGATACAGTTAGAAGACACCATACGAGTAAACGTTACAGACCTCAAGGCTGTGGAAACACGGTCTAATACAAGGCTTTACAACCTGGATACCCACATGGCCTATGCCTCTACCTTCTGGGAGTGGGATGCGTTGGATCTGCAAATAAACAACAGCAACCTGCAAAGCTACGTCCGCTTCGATTACAGCACCTTCGGCAACTTCTCTGAATTTATTGATAGTGTTACCATGACAGCTGACCTGCAGAACAGCAAAGTATACTCGCAAGATATTGCTGTTTTTGCACCACAACTACGGGAGTATAACGAGAACCTGCAAGTTAATTCTTTAAAGCTGAAAGGACTGGTTAACAACTTCTCTGCAACTGATGTAGATTTAGAGTATGGCCGCAACACACATATTGTAGGGAGAATAAATGCTGATGGGCTACCAAACTTTGAAGAGACATTTGCCAATATTCGCCTGCAGCCTTCCACAATAAACGCTGAAGACCTGAAGCAATTCCTGCCACAGGATGCCTACCAAATGGCAGCAAGGCTAGGCACCGTAAAACTTGAGGGCCGCTTTTTGGGCTTCTACAACGACTTTGTTGCGAACGGCGAGTTCGGAACGGCATTGGGCAATCTGCGCTCAGACATCAACCTGAAAATAGATGATGATACGCGTACCTCCTCCTACAGCGGTTTTGTAACTACTAATAGTTTTAATCTTGGCCGCCTGCTCAATGCCGAAGACAGAATTCAGCGCATATCTATGAGCGGAAGATTAGAAGGTTCAGGCTTTACACTACCTACTGCCTCTGTTAAAGCAAACGTGGATATAAACCAGTTACAACTATTAGGGTACAATTACCAGAACATAAAGGCTGATGGTGTTCTGAAACGACAAGTATTTACTGGAGAGGTCTCTATCAATGACCCCAATCTGGTATTCACTGCGAACGGGGAAGTTAGCCTTGCTGAAGAGCGAAAAGCTTTCAATATGATAGCTGACCTGGATAGAATAGATTTTCAGGCGCTAAATCTAACTCAGGACCCACTAATAATTAGTGCTGAGGCAACGTTCAACTTCAGGGGGCTGCAGTTAGACGACTTTGAGGGTACTGCCAGTTTTGATAGTGCCTATGTCAACTATAATGGCAATCGTCTGCCTGTAGATTCTGTGTTGGTACGTTCAGAAATAAATGGTGGGCAACGTAGCTTATACTTAGGGTCAGACCTTTTAGACCTCTCTGTTAACGGTAATTTCAACTACACTACTCTTATCTCTGACCTACAGGCATTGGCCCAGGAGTATAAACTTAATTTTGAAAGCGACCCGGCTGCTACTACTGCTTACTATAACAAGAAGACTAGGAGTAACTCCGGAGAATATGCCGTTAACTATAACATCAACCTAAAACAAGCAAACCCTATAATAGACTTGTTTATGCCGGAGCTAACTATCTCTGATGGTTCCCAAGTAGAAGGTTCTTTCCGGCACAATTCAACTGCCATACTGGAATTATATGCCTCCATAGACACTATTCATTATGATGGCTACAACCTTTATGGCAATAACATAGAGGTCAACTCTTCAAAACTGCTAAACAACCCGGATGTTTTGGCAGCTGTGCTCTTTACTTCTGAGAGGCAGGAATTAGCTGGTGCCGGCAACACACAGAACTTCTTTGTAGAGGGCATCTGGAGCGGACGCACCATACAGTTTGCTAGCAGTTTACGGCAGCCAGAGCAAAACAACCGTGCCCTTATCACAGGAGATCTGAACTTTCTGCAAAACCAAATACAGATTGTTTTCGACCAATCGAATATCACCTTACAACAAAACCCTTGGGCCTTTATTCCTGGCAACACTATTTATATAAGTGAAGGGGGCAAACGCATTGTATTTGAAAATTTTGCACTTACCAACAAAGATCAAGTTATAAGAGCCGACGGCACTGTATCCAATGACCCAGACAGTCGCCTGTTATTGAATGTCGAGAATTTCAAACTCAGCAACCTGAACCCGCTCATCTCCATGTCAATTGCAGGAGAGCTCACTGCCCAGCTGACAGCGCAAGATCTTTACAACCAGTCCCAAATTAATGGCAGCATGCAGGTAGATTCTTTTTACCTCGACCAGGTGTATATCGGTAATATTGTCGGCAGCACAAACTGGGAGAGAGCAAAAGAAAGAGCAACTGTGGATGTTGGCATAGAACGAGATACTAAAAAAGTGCTATCGCTTACCGGCTTTTACAACCCCAAGGCGCAGGAGGACCAGCTGGATATGCTTGCTGTTCTGGATCAGGCAAATCTAAAACTGGCTGAGCCTATACTCAGCGGGCTGTTCTCAAACCTAGACGGTGCTATGGAAGGGCGTATCCGAGTATTGGGTAATCTCGACTATCCGGTGCTCAAAGGATCTGTAATGGTTAGCAACGGGCAGTTTACGTTTGATTACCTTAATACCACATACCGCTTTTCTGACCGCATTTATTTCGGTCCAAACAACATTAGTTTCCGCAATGCGCAACTGCAGGACCTGTTTGGTAACAGAGCCACTGTATCAGGTGGTATCGCGCACGATGGATTCCAGAACATGGTGATAGACATGGAGGCGCGCTACCGCAACTTTATGGTATTGAACACTACTGAGAGGCAGAATGAGCTATTCTATGGAACAGCCTTCGCCACAGGAACAGCTAGTGTCCTGGGTCCTGTGCAGAACCTTCAGGTAAAGGTAGATGCACGCAGCGATGAAAATACCCGCATTGTTCTACCACTGGATTATAGGACTGATGTGTCGCGCAAGGATTTTATCAGATTCGTAAACAGTAATCCTGATAAAGCTCCTAATATAGAGGTGAAAGCGGAAGACAGAACGGTGGACCTGTCAGGCATCAACCTCGACTTTAACCTGGATGTGACAGATGATGCTTATTTTGAGATCATCATTGACCGCACCACAGGCGACGTAATTCGTGGCTCTGGTAATGGTGACATACAGATGACCATAGATACCCGCGGTGACTTTAACATGTATGGTACCTTTGAAATTTTGGAGGGTGCTTACAACCTAAATCTGCTGGAGGGACTGGTAACACGCGAGTTCAGGGTAGTACCCGGTGGCACCATCACCTGGAACGGCGACCCAACAGCCGGTGTCATGGATATTACCGCGAACTATACCCAAATGGCATCCTTTAGCGAGCTTAGTGGGACTACCGAAATCACTGGTCGTTACCCGGTGGTAGCGGTAATTGAATTAAATGGCCCGCTGCTTACCCCGCTGATTCAGCTGGGCCTTAGCTTCGACCAACTGCCGCAGGAAGTACAGACAGCTATCTATTCGGTTATCAACTCGATCAAGAATGATGAGGGCGAGCTAAACCGCCAAGTATTCAGTTTGCTGGTGTTGCAGCGCCTCTCTCCGCAAGGCACACTTGCCTTTGATAGCGGTGCGGGAGCAAGTGCGGTTGGCGGCAGCTTAGGAAGCTTGCTCTCCAGCCAGCTAAACAGCTTCTTCAACAACATTGATAGCAACCTGGAGGTTGATATTGGCTTGGGCAGTATTGGCCAGGATGCCCTTGCCGCACTACAGGTGCGTCTGAGTTATACCTTCTTTCAAGGGCGACTGCGTGTGACAAACGAAACCGGCTTTGGAGGCACTCGTGATGCCGCCCGTGGCAACTCCTATGTCGGCGACTGGATTTTGGACTACTATATAGCTCAATCTGGAGAATTACGTGCACGACTGGAGTATAACTCAACACCTAATATCTATACCAGGCGCATTATCCAGAGCCAAAGTATAAGCTTGCTCCACACCAAGCGATTTGACAACCTGCGGGAGCTCTTTGGCAGTGAGAAGCGAGCAAGGCGGCAGCAACGGCTGGAGATGGAACGAGACCGCATTATTCTTGATTCTGACCCAAGGCTTGAGCTTTAA
- a CDS encoding C40 family peptidase — protein MEYGIGMLSVVPMRAETSDRAEIVTQLTFGECYEVVGRDNNWLQLQLAADGYRGWIDFKQHTPVSAEYYKEWCGTRHARVLDLLQTVKVGEYNVPVGIGCYLPFYDGSSIRINEERMEFKGSASDSHAMSTQADLLRVAHYFMKAPYLWGGKSIFGIDCSGFTQLVFGICGYQLPRDAYQQVTYGEEVHFVAQAKPGDLAYFSNAEGKITHVGLVLEGQKIMHAHGEVRIDTLDHNGIYNADRKRYSHNLRIIKRIYL, from the coding sequence GTGGAATACGGAATAGGTATGCTGAGCGTGGTTCCAATGCGCGCCGAAACATCTGACAGAGCTGAAATTGTAACGCAGCTAACCTTTGGTGAATGCTATGAGGTAGTAGGGCGTGATAACAATTGGCTGCAATTACAGTTAGCCGCTGATGGCTACCGCGGGTGGATAGATTTTAAGCAGCATACGCCTGTTTCAGCTGAGTATTACAAAGAGTGGTGTGGTACGCGTCATGCTCGTGTCCTGGATCTGTTGCAAACGGTAAAGGTTGGAGAGTACAATGTTCCGGTAGGCATCGGGTGCTATCTTCCGTTTTATGATGGATCAAGTATACGCATTAATGAGGAACGCATGGAGTTCAAAGGTAGCGCCTCTGATTCGCATGCTATGAGTACTCAAGCTGATCTGCTGCGGGTAGCTCATTATTTTATGAAAGCTCCTTACCTGTGGGGGGGGAAATCGATCTTTGGCATTGATTGCTCCGGCTTTACGCAGTTGGTTTTTGGTATTTGTGGATACCAATTGCCTCGTGACGCTTATCAGCAGGTTACGTATGGCGAAGAGGTGCATTTTGTAGCTCAGGCAAAGCCTGGCGACTTGGCTTATTTTTCGAACGCTGAGGGTAAAATTACCCATGTGGGGCTGGTGCTGGAAGGGCAGAAGATTATGCATGCCCATGGCGAGGTTCGTATTGATACCCTAGATCATAATGGAATATATAACGCTGACCGCAAACGTTATTCCCATAACCTTCGCATAATCAAGAGAATATATCTATAA